The Streptomyces sp. RKAG293 genome includes a region encoding these proteins:
- a CDS encoding GH1 family beta-glucosidase produces the protein MANRLDLHEDFRWGVSTAAYQIEGAVEEDGRGLSIWDVFGARPGAVKNGDTGRIACDHYHRHAEDIALMRGLGLDGYRFSIAWPRVQPTGAGSVNLAGLDFYDRLVDDLLAAGIAPLPTLFHWDLPQALEEAGGWLARDTAYRFAEYAGLVADRLGDRVPAWITLNEPFIHMVFGYALGIHAPGRTLMLDALPAAHHQLLGHGLAATALRERGGQVMIANNLTPVRPASDGDADTAAAAAYDALHNRLFLDPLLLGRYPDLGAFGVAPDLGGSVRDGDLELIAAAPLDGLGVNYYNPTRIGAPTGPELPFTEAEIEGVPRTAFGWPVVPDGLRELLVGLRQRYGTALPPITITENGCSVEDAPAPDGTVVDQPRIDYLAGHLDALAAAVAEGVDVRGYFTWSLLDNYEWAEGFSQRFGLVHVDFETLRRTPKASYAWYRDTIAAHRAHWAG, from the coding sequence ATGGCGAATCGTCTTGACCTGCACGAAGACTTCCGTTGGGGTGTCTCCACCGCCGCCTATCAGATCGAAGGGGCCGTCGAGGAGGACGGGCGCGGGCTCTCCATCTGGGACGTCTTCGGCGCCCGTCCTGGCGCTGTCAAGAACGGCGATACCGGACGAATCGCCTGTGACCACTACCACCGCCATGCTGAGGACATCGCGTTGATGCGCGGCCTCGGCCTGGACGGATACCGCTTCTCGATCGCGTGGCCCCGGGTGCAGCCGACAGGGGCCGGCTCGGTCAACCTGGCCGGGCTCGACTTCTACGACCGGTTGGTGGACGACCTGCTCGCCGCCGGGATCGCTCCGCTGCCCACTCTCTTCCACTGGGACCTCCCGCAGGCCCTCGAGGAAGCGGGCGGCTGGCTCGCCCGCGACACCGCCTATCGCTTCGCCGAGTACGCGGGCCTGGTCGCCGACCGCCTCGGCGACCGTGTTCCGGCCTGGATCACGCTCAACGAGCCCTTCATCCATATGGTGTTCGGCTACGCACTGGGCATCCATGCCCCCGGCCGCACCCTGATGCTCGATGCGCTGCCGGCCGCTCATCACCAGTTGCTCGGACACGGCCTCGCCGCGACGGCGCTGCGCGAGCGGGGCGGGCAGGTGATGATCGCGAACAATCTCACCCCGGTCCGGCCGGCGAGTGACGGCGACGCCGACACGGCGGCTGCTGCCGCGTACGACGCACTGCACAACCGCCTCTTCCTCGACCCGCTGCTGCTCGGCCGCTACCCCGACCTCGGCGCATTCGGTGTTGCACCTGACCTCGGGGGCAGCGTCCGGGACGGCGACCTCGAGCTGATCGCTGCGGCACCCTTGGACGGCCTTGGCGTCAACTACTACAACCCGACCCGGATCGGCGCCCCCACAGGCCCGGAGCTCCCCTTCACCGAAGCTGAGATCGAAGGGGTTCCTCGCACGGCCTTCGGCTGGCCGGTCGTCCCCGACGGCCTCCGCGAACTCCTGGTCGGCCTGCGCCAGAGGTATGGGACGGCGCTGCCGCCGATCACGATCACCGAGAACGGCTGCTCGGTCGAGGACGCCCCGGCGCCGGACGGCACCGTCGTCGACCAGCCCCGCATCGACTACCTCGCCGGCCACCTCGACGCACTCGCCGCCGCCGTCGCGGAGGGAGTGGACGTCCGCGGCTACTTCACCTGGTCCTTGCTTGACAATTATGAATGGGCGGAAGGATTCAGCCAGCGCTTCGGTCTGGTCCACGTCGACTTCGAGACGCTGCGCCGCACGCCGAAGGCTTCGTACGCCTGGTACCGCGACACGATCGCCGCCCATCGGGCGCACTGGGCTGGGTAG
- a CDS encoding tetratricopeptide repeat protein: MTADCEGGPGRVEQHAEAFDHAVITQVAGDQNVYLPVHGPAPRALHSLPAVHGTLIGRDDEIQELLDLLDPGNEGGLAVVVSAIAGLPGVGKTTLALHAANRAVELGWFPGGHLFLDLRGYDPVGKVTAGQALGALLRALCGADADLPVDPEEQAAVYRSQLAARVADRGPVLLVLDSASSAAQVEPLLPGGHRHRVLVTSRHTLASLPASLIDLTVLQAADAANMIKSSLIAANRGDPRPAREPEALAQLAERCGFLPLALQITAANLMVESERSLADLAGELKDEQARLALSYSDDEQTLAVRASFELSYRRLPPEQAQLFRLLSLNPTAQVSLEAAAVLTAVSVGQSRSLVVKLAQAHLIEPVGEQRWRMHDLLRLYARELADRHIGVNDQEEAFDRLLEYYRTTAGAADDHLCALPGDSLPERFPGRMAALAWLDGERLNLVAAVTLAVATARPRIAMSLTEHLAVFLNQGRYSDDAITTGQHALTAARELGDRDGEGRALNNLGSGLMQARRFEEAVDAHTRAATIHRELGNQQREGAALNNLGLVLREVRRFEEALEADTRDLAICRDLGDRHGEGRALNNLGCGLLQARRFEEAVDAHTRAAGIHRELGDRHSEGMALNNLGLVLREAGRFEEAIEAHTQDLTICRELGEGDSEGTALNNLGLVLREVRRFEEAVDAHTRAAAICRELGDRQGEGMALNNLGLVLREVRQLEEAVDVLTRAAVIFRELGDQGSQGTAFEGMVVNNLAVVQREARRFRRMRRLWRAVMGRGRSIGNGRPR, translated from the coding sequence TTGACGGCCGACTGTGAAGGCGGCCCTGGCCGCGTCGAGCAGCACGCGGAGGCGTTCGACCACGCAGTGATCACCCAGGTTGCCGGAGACCAGAACGTCTACCTGCCGGTGCATGGTCCGGCTCCGAGGGCGTTGCACTCACTGCCCGCGGTACATGGCACGCTGATCGGTCGCGACGACGAGATCCAGGAGCTGCTCGACCTGCTCGACCCGGGCAATGAGGGCGGTTTGGCGGTCGTGGTGTCGGCGATCGCGGGACTGCCCGGGGTGGGGAAGACCACCCTGGCCCTGCACGCTGCGAACCGGGCCGTTGAGCTCGGTTGGTTCCCGGGCGGTCATCTCTTCTTGGATCTACGCGGCTACGATCCCGTCGGGAAGGTCACGGCCGGGCAGGCGCTGGGCGCCCTGTTGCGTGCCCTGTGCGGGGCTGACGCGGACTTGCCGGTCGATCCGGAGGAACAGGCCGCGGTGTACCGGTCGCAGCTGGCCGCCCGTGTCGCCGACCGCGGGCCGGTCCTGCTGGTACTGGACAGTGCCTCCAGCGCCGCACAGGTGGAGCCCTTGTTGCCGGGCGGGCACCGGCATCGCGTCCTGGTCACCAGCCGGCACACGCTGGCCTCGCTGCCCGCCTCGTTGATCGACCTCACGGTGCTGCAAGCCGCCGACGCCGCCAATATGATCAAGAGCTCGCTCATTGCGGCGAACCGCGGCGATCCGCGCCCCGCACGGGAGCCTGAGGCGTTGGCACAGCTGGCCGAGCGCTGCGGGTTCCTGCCCCTGGCCCTGCAGATCACCGCTGCGAACCTGATGGTGGAATCGGAGCGTTCCCTGGCCGATCTGGCCGGCGAGCTGAAGGACGAACAAGCCCGGCTTGCCCTGTCCTACAGCGACGATGAACAGACGCTGGCCGTACGGGCCTCGTTCGAACTGTCCTACCGCCGGCTGCCGCCGGAACAGGCACAGCTGTTCCGGTTGCTGTCGCTGAATCCGACCGCACAGGTCTCCCTCGAAGCTGCGGCAGTCCTGACGGCGGTATCGGTGGGGCAGAGCCGGTCGCTGGTGGTCAAGCTCGCCCAGGCCCACCTGATCGAACCGGTGGGGGAGCAGCGGTGGCGCATGCACGACCTGCTGCGCCTGTACGCGAGAGAACTCGCCGACCGGCACATCGGCGTCAATGACCAGGAGGAGGCCTTCGACCGTCTCTTGGAGTACTACCGGACGACCGCAGGCGCCGCGGACGATCACCTGTGCGCACTGCCCGGCGATTCGCTGCCCGAGCGGTTCCCGGGCCGAATGGCGGCGCTGGCCTGGCTGGACGGCGAGCGGCTCAATCTCGTCGCCGCCGTCACCCTCGCCGTCGCCACCGCACGCCCCCGCATCGCCATGTCCCTGACCGAACACCTGGCCGTCTTCCTGAACCAGGGCCGGTACTCCGACGATGCGATCACCACCGGACAGCACGCCCTCACCGCCGCACGCGAGCTCGGTGACCGGGACGGCGAGGGCCGGGCGTTGAACAACCTCGGTAGTGGTCTGATGCAGGCGCGCCGGTTCGAGGAGGCCGTCGACGCCCACACCCGGGCCGCCACCATCCACCGGGAACTCGGAAACCAGCAGCGCGAGGGCGCGGCGTTGAACAACCTCGGCCTCGTCCTGCGGGAGGTGCGGCGGTTCGAGGAGGCACTCGAAGCCGATACCCGGGACCTGGCCATCTGCCGGGACCTCGGTGACCGGCACGGCGAGGGCCGGGCGTTGAACAACCTCGGCTGCGGTCTGCTGCAGGCGCGCCGGTTCGAGGAGGCCGTCGACGCCCACACCCGGGCCGCCGGCATCCACCGGGAACTCGGCGACCGGCACAGCGAGGGCATGGCGTTGAACAACCTCGGCCTCGTCCTACGGGAGGCGGGGCGGTTCGAGGAGGCAATCGAGGCCCACACCCAGGACCTGACCATCTGCCGGGAACTCGGCGAAGGGGACAGCGAGGGCACGGCGTTGAACAACCTCGGCCTCGTCCTGCGGGAGGTACGGCGGTTCGAGGAGGCCGTCGACGCCCACACCCGGGCCGCCGCCATCTGCCGGGAACTCGGCGACCGGCAGGGCGAGGGTATGGCGTTGAACAACCTCGGCCTCGTCCTGCGGGAGGTGCGGCAGCTCGAGGAGGCCGTCGACGTCCTCACCCGGGCCGCCGTCATCTTCCGGGAACTCGGCGACCAGGGCAGCCAGGGCACGGCGTTCGAGGGCATGGTGGTGAACAACCTCGCCGTCGTCCAGCGGGAGGCGCGGCGGTTCAGGCGGATGCGACGCCTGTGGCGCGCGGTCATGGGCAGGGGCAGGTCTATCGGAAACGGTCGTCCGCGATAG
- a CDS encoding MFS transporter, which translates to MRAVTARPPAALEEPTARVRPGWTAALSLASLAVFMAFFTPIQILLPLQLEHLDEAHKAANLAWVTGAGALVAVVVNPLAGALSDRTTGRWGRRRPWIVGGALAGAAGLLVTSAQHTLPGIVAGWCLAQSGLNAMLAGVTAPVADQVPVGQRAAVSGWTGIMQSLGLVLGALLVTTAVSGVGPGYLLTALLAVALALPYVLCFREPVLPRALRPAFRPRALLSGLWVDPRAHPDFGWAWLTRFLINLGNALGTLYLLFYLTDEVHHPDPDTGVLVLTVIYTVSATLTAIPAGIASDRIGRRKVFVVVCSVIMAVAALLLAVAHTWTAVMIAAAVLGAGFGIYLAVDQALITQVLPSAADRAKDLGVINIANSGPQVLAPAVAAPIVAHLGGYPGLYVATALVTLLGGALVLRIVGVD; encoded by the coding sequence ATGCGCGCCGTGACCGCACGTCCGCCGGCCGCGCTCGAGGAACCCACCGCCCGGGTGCGGCCCGGCTGGACCGCCGCGTTGAGCCTGGCCAGCCTCGCGGTGTTCATGGCGTTCTTCACCCCGATCCAGATCCTGCTGCCCCTGCAGCTGGAACACCTCGACGAGGCGCACAAGGCGGCGAACCTCGCGTGGGTGACCGGTGCCGGCGCGCTCGTCGCCGTCGTCGTCAATCCGCTGGCCGGCGCGCTGTCGGACCGTACGACCGGGCGCTGGGGCCGCCGTCGGCCCTGGATCGTCGGCGGCGCCCTCGCCGGCGCCGCCGGGCTGCTGGTCACCTCGGCGCAGCACACGCTGCCCGGCATCGTCGCCGGCTGGTGCCTGGCGCAGAGCGGTCTGAACGCGATGCTCGCCGGGGTCACGGCGCCGGTGGCGGACCAGGTGCCGGTCGGGCAGCGTGCCGCGGTCTCCGGCTGGACGGGGATCATGCAGTCGCTCGGCCTGGTGCTGGGCGCGCTGCTGGTGACCACGGCCGTCTCCGGCGTCGGACCCGGGTATCTGCTGACGGCGCTGCTGGCCGTCGCGCTGGCCCTGCCGTACGTGCTCTGCTTCCGGGAGCCCGTCCTGCCGCGCGCGCTGCGCCCCGCCTTCCGTCCGCGCGCGCTGCTGAGCGGCCTGTGGGTCGATCCGCGCGCCCACCCGGACTTCGGCTGGGCGTGGCTCACCCGGTTCCTGATCAACCTCGGCAACGCGCTGGGCACGCTCTATCTGCTCTTCTACCTCACCGACGAGGTGCACCACCCGGACCCGGACACCGGCGTGCTGGTGCTGACCGTCATCTACACCGTCTCCGCGACCCTCACCGCGATCCCCGCGGGCATCGCGTCGGACCGCATCGGCAGACGCAAGGTGTTCGTGGTCGTGTGCAGCGTCATCATGGCGGTGGCCGCCCTGCTGCTGGCGGTCGCCCACACCTGGACGGCCGTGATGATCGCCGCCGCGGTCCTGGGCGCCGGGTTCGGCATCTACCTCGCCGTCGACCAGGCGCTGATCACCCAGGTGCTGCCGTCCGCCGCCGACCGGGCGAAGGACCTCGGCGTCATCAACATCGCCAACTCGGGCCCGCAGGTGCTGGCCCCCGCCGTCGCCGCGCCGATCGTCGCCCACCTCGGCGGCTATCCGGGCCTGTACGTGGCCACCGCCCTGGTGACCCTGCTCGGCGGTGCGCTGGTGCTGCGTATTGTCGGGGTGGACTGA